A window of the Fusarium poae strain DAOMC 252244 chromosome 3, whole genome shotgun sequence genome harbors these coding sequences:
- a CDS encoding hypothetical protein (BUSCO:11365at5125), which produces MFLKHIDLTTALRPSYLPDEVLLFVQDNVGLYEGKFKLPNQQNGQVYLTSHRICYVDKKEPRTHSVALDLKDVERHEFYAGFLKSSAKVTLIPKPRKRSSYHSRAISNVSSSQRNASGSPGHSESGYRAPPEPPVTSATWVCTICSFSNPVPSNFDPTSANAHTPLPPCLACGIKPSLAHVLKAAISGASNRPAASPALGSPLPLRPAQADSRSLSENLDQLHTPSLPDAANGSKSSASFQCPRCTFSNHPSLMTCEMCGGPLISNNVPSPIQQSSASETVRTDSPGPVLDPTKSNKNGSDAPECVKISFRRGGEKIFYERLKGSMTQRKWLLRDAPPAPSSRAADEGASDPANGGSGGRTKGVGIAGLEQLGLNMRKNNELLIGSAFEDLEALMSSAKEVVALAERFARQTNNGQGNASAEENAILAESASQLGLVTTKDIVGGGSSESLYLSELARNLAEFLTDDSRGVLKKAGGIITLVDLWAMFNRARGGVELVSPADFEKAARLWSKLKLPVRLRTFRSGVMVVQSRERTDGTTVRAILSWLKDLHEFPPDRDVPWDWQEFGRGVTAQEAAERFGWSLGVAEEELLMAEERGELCREEGLEGLKFWVNYINLGEHKKHRTQAQRDSDEVMKALKASGLL; this is translated from the exons ATGTTTCTGAAACATATCGACCTAACCACCGCACTACGGCCCTCTTATCTCCCTGATGAGGTGCTTCTCTTTGTCCAGGACAACGTTGGCTTGTATGAGGG CAAGTTCAAGCTTCCTAACCAGCAGAATGGACAGGTTTATTTGACTTCACATCGAATCTGTTATGTCGACAAGAAAGAACCCCGCACACACTCTGTGGCGTTGGACCTGAAAGATGTAGAGCGCCATGAGTTCTATGCTGGCTTTCTCAAGTCATCAGCCAAGGTGACTCTGATACCAAAACCACGTAAACGATCATCGTATCACAGTCGCGCTATATCAAATGTATCAAGCTCACAAAGGAACGCTTCTGGATCCCCTGGGCATTCCGAATCTGGGTACCGAGCTCCCCCTGAGCCTCCTGTAACGAGTGCGACCTGGGTCTGCACAATATGCAGTTTCTCAAACCCAGTCCCTTCAAATTTCGACCCAACCTCTGCTAACGCACATACGCCTCTGCCTCCATGCTTGGCTTGTGGCATCAAGCCGTCTCTAGCTCATGTTCTGAAAGCCGCGATTTCTGGGGCGAGCAATCGTCCAGCAGCCTCACCAGCTCTTGGTTCACCGCTTCCGTTACGACCAGCTCAGGCTGACAGCCGGTCTCTGTCCGAAAACTTGGATCAATTACATACACCAAGTTTGCCTGATGCCGCCAATGGCTCGAAGTCGTCTGCTTCATTCCAATGTCCTCGTTGCACTTTCTCGAATCACCCTTCTCTAATGACATGCGAGATGTGCGGTGGCCCTCTGATATCCAATAACGTTCCATCGCCTATCCAACAAAGTTCAGCTTCCGAGACAGTCAGAACTGATTCCCCGGGGCCTGTCCTTGATCCGACAAAGAGCAACAAGAACGGGAGTGATGCCCCTGAATGTGTCAAGATCTCTTTCCGGCGGGGAGGCGAGAAGATATTCTACGAGCGCTTGAAAGGTTCGATGACACAGCGCAAATGGTTACTTCGAGATGCCCCCCCAGCTCCGAGCAGTCGGGCTGCGGACGAAGGAGCAAGCGATCCAGCCAATGGTGGTTCAGGGGGGCGAACGAAGGGCGTTGGCATTGCTGGATTAGAGCAGCTAGGTCTGAACATGCGTAAAAACAATGAGTTGCTCATTGGAAGTGCCTTTGAGGACCTGGAGGCTCTTATGTCATCTGCTAAAGAGGTGGTTGCCCTTGCAGAACGGTTTGCGCGACAGACAAACAACGGACAAGGCAATGCGTCGGCCGAGGAGAATGCCATCCTCGCGGAATCGGCAAGTCAACTTGGACTCGTCACGACCAAGGATATTGTAGGCGGCGGTAGCTCTGAGTCACTCTATTTATCAGAACTAGCCAGAAACTTGGCTGAGTTCCTGACAGATGATTCAAGAGGCGTACTTAAAAAGGCGGGCGGTATTATCACGCTCGTTGATCTGTGGGCAATGTTCAACAGAGCTCGAGGTGGTGTTGAGCTTGTCAGCCCAGCAGATTTCGAAAAGGCTGCAAGGCTTTGGAGCAAGCTTAAGCTGCCGGTCCGCCTACGCACCTTCCGCAGTGGTGTTATGGTTGTTCAGAGCCGCGAGCGCACAGACGGAACCACCGTGAGAGCCATACTTTCATGGCTGAAAGATCTTCACGAGTTCCCACCGGATCGTGATGTGCCCTGGGACTGGCAGGAGTTTGGTCGTGGAGTGACTGCTCAAGAAGCTGCTGAGCGTTTCGGATGGAGTCTCGGTGTTGCAGAAGAGGAACTGCTGATGGCTGAGGAGCGAGGAGAGTTGTGCCGTGAGGAGGGACTAGAGGGTCTCAAGTTCTGGGTGAACTACATCAATTTAGGTGAACACAAGAAGCACAGGACGCAAGCTCAGAGGGACAGTGATGAAGTCATGAAAGCACTGAAAGCAAGCGGGCTCCTATAG
- a CDS encoding hypothetical protein (BUSCO:9350at5125), translating into MPPLVPRKRLRESPPPGQGRATKAAKEKPDASRRKATLYDDLDASATPNSNSILHGFDNDDDDGSSLTSLSDDEFEDVVPPKKPGGNDDDSGDDEDIEFEDVEAPVAILPDAPVTSGDLELTLTRDTRISLTNTFDRKGPSKRERKVRHASHCVHVMLLMWHNASRNSWLCDPEVQATMISHLTPRLWDEVDRWRRNSGFEMKPAPKKQTKDNNKSKGKGKKVPDRKSRDWGVEAERLEPDAVDMSHGDPLFRLMQTLSAWWKQRFRITAPGLRKWGYMSLERLDRLTKAQKTEPHDPEQFGEKIPSLEGLRYCARSCEGSRDVGAQLFTALLRGLGLEARMVANLPCLGFGWNKLEEAEPEKSESTKQTKSIPDKKTKTTTKTAAATKKQSNKKTTQADKKTTRKAKSKPEVVSDSEGLKFEYKDTDDESVVDMEVTPRKTSTKKFDTDMDFPHYWTEVLSPVTNKYLPVDALVKNVVGTNRDLIESLEPRGAKADKARQIMAYIIGYSQDGTAKDVTIRYLKRSMLPGRTKGVRMMPEKVPVYNRHGKIKRYDQFDWFKTVISGYRRGSRKHPITELDEAEEATDLKPAKPEKKEVKEGQETLQYYKQSKEFVLERHLKREEALQPEAKPAKIFKNKGKGGKVDEENVFLRSDVLNVKSAETWHKQGRAPKPGEQPLKRVPYRAATLNRKREILEAEAATGEKVLQGLYSWEQTDWIIPPPIKDGVIPKNEYGNIDLFAEHMCPKGAVHVPFRGAIRVCKKLQIDYAEAVVDFEFGHRMAVPVIQGVVIAEENHDMVMVELEKDEAERARKEDEKRRKKALAQWRRFLMGMRIAERIRQEYGEITDDISVFGHARNSAHLKKPASVPDEDMAGGFLPEGYEEVEEDQEAPAHYTSSFFPAIDEDDEGDDGLVMEHGGVAQQGMTSPMDIDSKEAASPKSQDDAGLDPESKAKPEPEMDQDTEQEEPNHEAKSESESEQPRTSARSRKGGPKKRIKNEQHAPVHATRRSTRSGRKVVSYDEDAVDNDNEIADSNAESEEVE; encoded by the exons ATGCCTCCTCTTGTGCCACGCAAACGTTTGCGTGAGTCGCCGCCACCCGGGCAAGGCAGAGCAACAAAAGCAGCGAAAGAGAAGCCTGATGCATCGCGGCGCAAAGCAACACTCTACGACGACTTAGACGCATCCGCGACACCTAATTCAAATTCCATTCTCCATGGTTTTGAtaacgatgacgatgatggaagCTCTTTGACTTCCTTGTCTGATGATGAATTTGAGGACGTTGTGCCACCAAAGAAACCGGGAGGTAACGATGATGATTCtggagatgatgaggatatcGAATTTGAGGATGTTGAAGCACCAGTTGCAATTTTGCCGGACGCCCCAGTGACCTCCGGAGACCTTGAATTGACACTCACGCGCGATACACGGATTTCACTCACAAACACATTCGACAGGAAGGGACCCTCAAAACGTGAACGAAAGGTTCGACATGCCTCGCACTGCGTTCATGTCATGCTCCTTATGTGGCATAATGCTTCCCGAAATTCATGGCTTTGCGACCCTGAAGTGCAGGCAACTATGATTTCTCATCTAACCCCTAGACTCTGGGATGAGGTGGACCGATGGAGGCGCAATAGTGGCTTTGAAATGAAGCCGGCACCTAAAAAGCAAACAAAGGATAACAACAAATCAAAAGGGAAGGGCAAAAAAGTACCCGATAGAAAATCGCGCGACTGGGGAGTTGAGGCCGAGAGATTAGAGCCAGATGCTGTCGACATGAGTCATGGAGATCCCTTGTTTCGGCTCATGCAAACACTCTCTGCTTGGTGGAAACAGCGGTTCCGAATTACAGCACCGGGGCTTAGGAAATGGGGATACATGTCTCTTGAAcggctggatcgtctgaCAAAGGCACAAAAAACAGAACCCCATGATCCGGAGCAGTTCGGCGAGAAGATCCCAAGTCTAGAAGGGTTGAGATATTGTGCCCGAAGCTGTGAGGGTAGCCGAGATGTAGGTGCCCAACTGTTTACAGCTTTACTTCGCGGACTAGGTCTAGAAGCGCGCATGGTTGCGAACCTGCCTTGTCTAGGGTTTGGGTGGAATAAACTTGAAGAGGCCGAGCCGGAAAAGAGCGAAAGTACGAAACAGACAAAGTCAATTCCAGATAAGAAGACAAAAACAACGACTAAAACAGCGGCCGCCACAAAGAAGCAATCCAATAAAAAGACAACACAGGCTGACAAAAAGACAACACGAAAGGCAAAATCAAAACCCGAGGTTGTAAGCGACTCGGAGGGTTTGAAGTTTGAATACAAGGACACTGATGACGAGTCGGTTGTGGATATGGAGGTCACGCCGAGAAAAACATCAACCAAGAAGTTTGATACGGATATGGATTTCCCACATTACTGGACCGAAGTCTTGTCACCAGTCACGAATAAGTACCTGCCTGTCGATGCGCTTGTCAAGAATGTGGTCGGGACGAATCGAGATTTGATAGAGTCTTTGGAACCTCGTGGGGCAAAAGCCGACAAGGCACGTCAAATAATGGCGTATATCATTGGATATTCGCAAGACGGCACCGCCAAGGACGTCACAATCAGGTATCTGAAGCGGAGCATGCTTCCTGGTCGTACAAAGGGAGTCAGAATGATGCCAGAAAAAGTTCCTGTCTACAACCGACACGGGAAGATTAAGCGATACGATCAGTTCGACTGGTTTAAGACTGTAATATCAGGATACCGACGAGGCAGTAGGAAGCATCCCATAACTGAGCTCGACGAAGCCGAAGAAGCGACGGATTTGAAGCCTGCCAAACCAGAAAAGAAGGAGGTGAAGGAAGGCCAAGAGACTTTACAATACTACAAGCAGTCAAAAGAGTTTGTCCTGGAGCGCCACTTGAAGCGCGAGGAGGCTCTTCAACCTGAAGCGAAACCCGCAAAGATATTCAAGAACAAGGGAAAGGGCGGCAAGGTGGATGAAGAAAACGTTTTCCTACGTAGCGATGTCCTGAACGTCAAGAGTGCCGAGACTTGGCACAAGCAGGGCCGGGCGCCAAAGCCTGGTGAGCAGCCATTGAAGAGGGTTCCCTACCGCGCAGCTACCTTGAACCGCAAAAGAGAGATCTTGGAAGCGGAAGCTGCTACAGGAGAAAAGGTTCTCCAGGGCCTCTACAGTTGGGAGCAAACAGACTGGATCATTCCACCACCGATCAAGGACGGAGTCATTCCCAAGAACGAATACGG GAACATTGACTTGTTTGCCGAACATATGTGTCCCAAGGGTGCTGTACATGTGCCTTTTCGCGGGGCAATACGAGTTTGCAAAAAGCTTCAAATCGACTACGCAGAAGCTGTAGTTGACTTTGAATTTGGCCATCGCATGGCTGTTCCCGTCATCCAGGGCGTCGTCATCGCCGAAGAGAACCATGATATGGTGATGGTTGAACTCGAAAAGGATGAAGCAGAGCGCGCACGAAAAGAAGACGAGAAAAGACGAAAGAAGGCGCTTGCACAATGGCGTCGTTTCCTTATGGGTATGCGCATAGCGGAACGAATTAGACAGGAGTACGGAGAGATCACCGACGACATATCTGTGTTTGGGCATGCCAGGAACTCTGCCCATTTGAAGAAGCCAGCATCGGTGCCGGATGAAGATATGGCTGGTGGATTCCTTCCGGAAGGCTACGAAGAAGTAGAGGAGGATCAAGAAGCACCGGCGCACTATACTTCGAGCTTCTTTCCTGCCAtcgacgaagatgacgaagGTGACGATGGACTCGTGATGGAGCATGGTGGGGTAGCTCAACAGGGAATGACCTCCCCAATGGACATTGACAGTAAAGAAGCAGCTTCCCCGAAATCACAGGATGACGCAGGGCTGGACCCTGAATCCAAGGCAAAGCCAGAGCCTGAAATGGACCAAGACACggaacaagaagaacccAATCATGAAGCAAAATCCGAGTCAGAGTCCGAACAGCCGCGCACGAGCGCAAGATCAAGAAAAGGGGGCCCTAAAAAACGAATAAAAAACGAACAGCATGCACCTGTACATGCGACCCGACGATCGACACGAAGTGGTCGCAAGGTTGTCTCATATGATGAGGATGCTGTGGATAATGACAATGAGATAGCAGATTCTAATGCTGAATCTGAGGAAGTCGAGTAG
- a CDS encoding hypothetical protein (BUSCO:22241at5125) translates to MMPTWSAQQAPSVTQQTVPTSYAYPTNPAFIPVAVRQGFNQYGAPPAPYAGYAPPPPPVQPQMSSASPVNGVTATPEQAKSKVDWPESVRSYVQRSFLPQYDEPTVPRAEIEAKLKDTIGTAKANGTLYTLDWDSMPLPQALVKAERDANTKQSFQVPLNAKKRKSTDFASNDNSQPPWRTNSRSSLEDRISYSSPEKRASMDETLPKSSKFQKEANKRKRRFENEYKSLRSPSPPPASSGPIVGTCEVLEKKYLRLTAPPVPSKVRPERILRQTLDLLKKKWKRESNYSYICDQFKSMRQDLTVQHIKNDFTVSVYEIHARIALEKGDIGEYNQCQTQLRSLYGMGLKGNPIEFKAYRILYFIHTANRTGLNDTLADLTTAEKEEKAIKHALDVRSSLALGNYHRFFQLYLDTPNMGAYLMDMFVVRERLAALCNICKAYKPDVKLRFITEELGFESDADAAQFIIDHQGQHLLEDRTDYIAFLTGKAGPLFEAARSTAFQKVDIKGQI, encoded by the exons ATGATGCCAACTTGGTCAGCGCAGCAAGCGCCGAGCGTGACCCAGCAAACCGTACCGACATCTTACGCCTACCCGACGA ATCCTGCCTTCATCCCCGTTGCTGTCCGACAAGGATTCAATCAGTACGGAGCGCCGCCTGCTCCTTATGCCGGATACGCACCTCCACCGCCCCCCGTGCAACCCCAAATGTCTTCTGCTTCGCCCGTGAATGGTGTAACTGCAACGCCAGAGCAGGCCAAATCTAAAGTAGACTGGCCCGAATCTGTTCGGAGCTATGTTCAAAGATCTTTCCTCCCCCAATACGACGAACCGACCGTGCCTCGTGCGGAAATCGAGGCTAAGCTTAAGGACACCATCGGTACCGCAAAGGCAAACGGCACGCTATACACGCTCGACTGGGACAGCATGCCTCTTCCCCAGGCCTTGGTGAAGGCTGAACGTGACGCAAATACCAAGCAAAGTTTCCAAGTCCCTCTCAATGCTAAGAAGAGGAAATCTACCGATTTTGCCAGTAATGACAACTCCCAGCCACCATGGCGTACTAACTCGCGATCTTCACTCGAAGACCGTATTTCCTATTCTTCACCCGAAAAGCGTGCTTCCATGGACGAGACCCTACCTAAATCAAGTAAGTTCCAAAAGGAAGCCAACAAACGCAAACGTCGCTTCGAAAACGAATACAAGTCGCTCCGATCACCTAGTCCTCCCCCGGCTTCATCTGGACCTATTGTCGGCACATGCGAGGTGCTGGAGAAGAAGTACCTTCGTCTTACCGCCCCTCCAGTTCCATCCAAAGTCCGGCCTGAACGTATTTTGCGTCAGACCCTAGATCTTCTGAAAAAGAAGTGGAAGCGGGAGAGCAACTACTCGTACATTTGTGACCAGTTCAAGTCCATGAGACAAGATTTGACTGTGCAACATATCAAGAACGACTTTACTGTTTCTGTTTATGAAATCCATGCGCGCATTGCCTTAGAAAAGGGGGATATTGGTGAGTATAATCAGTGCCAGACCCAACTACGATCCTTGTACGGGATGGGTCTGAAGGGCAACCCCATTGAATTCAAGGCATATCGCATTCTATATTTTATCCATACCGCCAACCGAACTGGCCTGAACGACACTTTGGCAGATCTAACTACAgcagagaaggaggagaaggcgaTCAAGCATGCACTCGATGTGCGATCATCTTTGGCGTTGGGAAACTATCATAGGTTCTTCCAGCTCTACTTGGATACCCCTAACATGGGCGCGTATCTCATGGACATGTTTGTCGTTCGAGAACGGCTTGCTGCATTGTGCAATATTTGCAAAGC ATACAAGCCGGATGTCAAGCTTCGCTTCATCActgaagaactcggtttcgAGTCCGATGCTGATGCGGCCCAGTTTATCATCGATCATCAAGGCCAACACTT
- a CDS encoding hypothetical protein (BUSCO:59940at5125), with amino-acid sequence MAGIAYYTIAGKQVGGHYLAMAWLGTLFAGVKYATSGSSAKPTATATPPINASSSDEANFIQDFLNQQDKKN; translated from the exons ATGGCTGGTATCGCTTACTACACCATTGCCGGCAAGCAGGTCGGCGGCCACTAC CTGGCCATGGCCTGGCTGGGAACCCTCTTCGCCGGTGTCAAGTACGCCACCTCTGGCAGCTCTGCTAAGCCTACCGCTACCGCTACTCCTCCCATCAACGCCTCTAGCTCCGACGAGGCCAACTTCATCCA GGACTTCCTTAACCAgcaggacaagaagaactAG
- a CDS encoding hypothetical protein (TransMembrane:1 (i214-234o)~BUSCO:40359at5125) has protein sequence MWWGKSKDPKSEEKSNGAQIKDAVAEKLPSKEQISNKVQDSVNQTGKNGNVLNDMAEGYGPDSTDSNIRYAAYATRIRTILLSAHRYVAYTSDIGESFRPVAHPNLVRGAYGVSWLYLIGDVSYEGYKSYWHNQRVLNPKLQLSPRQEKVTGLPALETRAIEPGTVAPLDDYRTVMVQRAIFQSVASMGLPAFTIHSVVRYSGRAMKDMKNKVIRTWGPIGLGLAVVPFLPAMFDEPVENAVEWAFHKGFETFGGKGAVGNAPVTGREDLLAKKPAKEKEQ, from the exons ATGTGGTGGGGAAAGTCAAAAGATCCCAAGTCGGAAGAGAAGAGCAATGGAGCTCAGATCAAAGATGCTGTAGCCGAGAAGCTCCCCTCAAAAGAGCAAATCTCCAACAAAGTACAAGACTCTGTCAACCAGACCGGCAAGAACGGAAATGTCTTGAACGACATGGCTGAGGGCTA CGGCCCTGATTCCACCGATTCCAATATTCGATATGCAGCCTACGCCACTCGGATCCGAACGATTCTTCTCTCGGCGCATCGATATGTCGCTTACACCTCAGATATAGGCGAGTCGTTTAGGCCAGTGGCTCACCCGAACCTCGTCCGTGGTGCCTACGGTGTATCTTGGCTGTACCTTATCGGTGATGTCTCGTACGAAGGCTACAAGTCATACTGGCACAACCAGCGGGTGTTAAATCCCAAGTTGCAACTCAGCCCCCGTCAAGAAAAGGTCACGGGTCTGCCTGCTCTTGAAACACGCGCGATCGAACCCGGGACAGTAGCACCACTCGACGACTACCGCACCGTCATGGTGCAGCGCGCAATCTTTCAGAGTGTCGCAAGTATGGGTCTGCCTGCTTTTACAATTCACAGTGTTGTGAGGTATTCCGGCCGAGCCATGAAAGATATGAAGAACAAGGTTATTCGAACTTGGGGGCCTATTGGCTTGGGTCTTGCCGTGGTCCCCTTTCTCCCAGCCATGTTTGATGAGCCAGTCGAGAATGCGGTTGAGTGGGCATTCCACAAGGGATTTGAGACTTTTGGAGGGAAAGGCGCTGTTGGAAATGCGCCTGTGACGGGCCGTGAAGACTTGTTGGCAAAGAAGCCAGccaaggaaaaggaacagTAA
- a CDS encoding hypothetical protein (BUSCO:35681at5125) yields MASSNTPEAQDTSYIEMDDKNEATLIGKHCEYDYCNQLDFLPFFCQSCRKTFCLDHRTETAHVCANPGAWAERKRLKELSQPSIGQGKVLRDKVSQKPCSSPDCKTTIGTSLIPGVHCQTCNRDYCLKHRLKEDHDCSNLVPIGARPAQFDVGQKTRSAFDKLRAWGTAKKEQAGRALPKPKPTSTSARIAAVNNLKKTAKGDAKTPVEKRVYVYVEAEAETAKAKFPKGEFFYNKDWVIGRVLDAAAKSLQVQNINNQSSDEKDKLRVFHVEGGRILEYNEKVGTALQSGNTVVLLRGVGPATPDLIEA; encoded by the coding sequence ATGGCGTCATCAAACACAccagaagctcaagataCTAGCTACATCGAGATGGACGACAAAAACGAGGCTACTCTAATCGGCAAGCACTGCGAATACGACTACTGTAACCAACTCGATTTCCTCCCCTTTTTCTGCCAGTCTTGCCGCAAGACTTTCTGCCTCGATCACCGAACCGAAACAGCACATGTATGCGCCAACCCTGGTGCTTGGGCGGAGCGAAAGCGGCTCAAGGAGCTATCACAGCCGTCTATCGGGCAAGGAAAGGTTCTACGGGACAAGGTGTCCCAAAAGCCATGCTCATCGCCCGACTGCAAGACCACGATCGGAACGTCCTTAATACCTGGTGTACACTGTCAGACATGTAACCGAGATTATTGCCTAAAACATCGTCTCAAGGAAGACCACGACTGCAGCAATCTGGTACCTATTGGAGCCCGCCCGGCGCAATTCGACGTTGGCCAGAAGACAAGATCGGCATTCGACAAGCTACGCGCATGGGGTACAGCAAAGAAGGAGCAGGCCGGCCGAGCGCTGCCAAAACCGAAACCAACTTCCACTTCTGCACGAATTGCTGCAGTGAACAACCTGAAGAAGACGGCCAAAGGTGATGCCAAGACACCCGTTGAAAAGAGGGTATACGTATACGTGGAGGCTGAAGCGGAGACGGCCAAAGCCAAATTTCCCAAAGGAGAGTTTTTCTACAACAAGGACTGGGTTATAGGCCGAGTTTTAGATGCTGCAGCAAAAAGTCTGCAGGTGCAGAACATTAACAACCAAAGTTCGGATGAAAAAGACAAGCTACGTGTCTTCCACGTGGAGGGAGGGAGGATTCTAGAGTACAACGAGAAAGTTGGGACAGCTTTGCAGAGTGGAAATACTGTGGTTTTATTGCGTGGTGTTGGACCAGCTACCCCAGACCTGATTGAAGCATGA